The sequence GAATCCAACATACTTTTTATGAATCAGGCTTCTTAATATGAGTAAGACTAACAGTACTAATAAACCAAACTTCCCAGAATTGGTTAGAACACAATTTAATCTTTGGCATAATCCTTACAGGTTTTACAGATTTTGAGGACCACaataaggtttttttcttcttttagtttgttattttaaatatagcccTTGTGGAAAATAAAGCCTTGCCATACTTTGCTGTTTGCATTATATttgctcagctttttttttttatttgattctaCCTAGCCATTGTCTTGATAATTATAATTAGATACATTATCAGCTACAGATATAAGCATATCTatgaaaaatcaagttttaaaaatctgaatttactTTAATGACATGGATGTTATTGTCTGCTATCAGAATCAAACAGTGAATAGCTCCTTCCCTTTGAATTTTGGATATACCAAATGTGACACATCGTTATTAGGTTACTTTGTCTACGAATCGAATATATTGATGGATTTCCGCTTACTGATTAGGCTATGGAAAAAAATAGGTGAAGGTGCTCACcttttcatgaaaacaaataGGTTTACATTATTACATATGTAGTCCAGCAAATCTGGGCTACTTCAGTTAAGCCAGTGGAGATGTACTCAAGATGCCTCAGATACATCAGATGAGTTAAAATGAGTGTCACTGTATTAGCCTTGATTAATCCAATATGGCCCAGTGTCTTTCCGTTATCCATGGAGGACCTATATGACCTTCATTCTATCAAACTAGCTTATTATCTTAGGGTTGTTATTTGTAGCTTTTGACTTAAGACCTAGACTATACAAGCTTCCTTGTTTACACTCCATGCTTTGTGTGATGGTTTTTGTAATAAAATGATATAATAAATTCAAAACATGAACAGTACTGCAACAACCACTTGCATCAATTGCTATTTTCTCCAAAATGGGAACCATCCACTGTCTGATACACCGCAATGGTTCCCATTGAATTAGAACTTGTATTGAGATTATTACTGCCCTACTAGTCTACAGGACTGAGCTGAATCtatttaactcatttttttgCGTTTAATGTTTCAATTCATATTGTCAGATACAAAGCAGAAAGGATCTACTTGTCGTCTCAGCTCCACACTTGCAGCCAAATCCTGCAAGGTGCTAACTTCAGTAGGAATTTGTCACAGTAAATGTGACGTTCACTTCTGGAACGCTCTCCTGTCCAATGTCCAAGCCAATCTGCTGCTcaaacttttaatattttatgtctTTCAGAGACATGGAGTAAAATATTCAAAGTAATAGTTTACAATGACTACGTTCTGATCAGCTTTTTGTGACACAAATTGCAACAAAGATGAGAGGTGAAATCTGCTTTCAAGAACAGAATTTGTGTACCACCTATATTCTCAACACAAAACTTACACAGTATTTAAACTGCACAGGCTTTGGGCGTGCTGTCTGTTTAGAAAATGAGCTGATTCCCAAACTCATGTTTACTACTGTGAATTATATCAATTAAAATAGCAGAAGGGAACTTACATTAGCCAAGCTGTCCCAGAGGTCCTTGTTCTTTGCATTTTTGTAGCTGTGTTTCTTTAAGTAACGAATTATTCCATTCCGAAACACCTCCTCAGTCAGAAAGTTCCTTAGCATATGCAGAACACAAGCCCCCTACACACACAGATTGACCACAGTGAGATCAAGATGTAAATTCCCGTGTCTCTGAAACAGCTAGAGCTACACTGGAGGACAATGCAAAGCTACTAAAACAAACAGAGAATTTTAATAACCATTCAAATGTTGAATAAACGGGAACCGAGATCAAGGCATTATCTCATGCTCATCGTTTTTTTTCACGGAGCAAAAGCACTTATGAGGAAGCTCTGAAATTGAAGTTCTGTGTGATGAAGCTTTGTGGTTGCGAGAAGGACATCCAAGAGATACCAGACTGACTCCTGCATGGACGAACTGGTTTTAGCAATAGCTTTGCCTAATTCAAGGACTATGTGAGAATGGAAGCAGGCTAAGGAAGTAGTACAAAATTGATTAGGCAACATGAAAGTTGTAGCTATAAACCCACCTCACTGAATATAAGCAAGCATGACCATTTTTCTGTATGCAGCAGCAGATCtaaattcaaaagcattttttacagtcatttttttcttcatatttacaGATATATGTCATCAGGCCAGTAAAAAATAATGTTCTTCATTAAGGTGCTACAGAAAGACTTCAGCTATGTAGCCATATAAATTCAATAAGGTACAGCACCATTTTACAACTAGCTAATTTTTTTAGTTTCCTTAATATACAGATTAAAACTATTCAGAATAATTTGTTGGTGCGTATCATAACATTATGGGTAACAAGACAAATAAATACAGACCAAATGAGAAAATCTGAAACAAGAAGATAATATTTTAGAACATCTGAAGCCAAGACTTGAAGTCTCTTCCTCCTAACAGAAGtatcttttctatttctattatacagaataaaattaaacaatGAAAGCACTTTAATTACTTTGACTATTGTATAAGAGCATTTAATTACAATGTTTCAGAGTAAGTATGGAAATTCCACATCcactagcatcttttttttccttcagtgacccTGAATGGTGCTTGCTCACAGTGTGACAGTGTAAATTGTGAATGTTTAACATCTCCTGTTGGAAATTCATCATGATGTAATCTATTTTAATCTCaaccttttaaataatatttccatGTCAAATTTCCCTTTCACTTTGTCTGTATCTAAGCCAGGGTCATTGTTGTCATTTCTAGCAGTCAAAAAAAGGCTATTAACTGAAAAAACACCCTTATATATGAAACAAACTCACCTTGTCATAAGAAACAGTATCAAACATTTCCTTAATCTGTGCTGGGTTTTCTGCTCTTGAAGATATTGGACGTGACGAGTTCATAGCATCTCTTCCCATTGCTGCAAAGCAGGTATCTAACAAATGGTCATTCTGGGAAAATTTTCAAGAGCAATATTTGCAGATTTAGTTCAAGAAAAGCATCTTTAACTACAAAATTCAACAGATTTTAATCTGTCATACTGACCACTTGCAACTCAGGATATGTAGCATCAACAGATATGAATTCCATGTATCTTGCAAACCCCTCATTGAGCCAGAGGTCATTCCACCATTCCATGGTGACTAGATTACCAAACCACTAAAACAGATCAACATACATATTCAGCAGCAGCTAAAGAATATACAAAGGATTTAAAGCAGGCTTTATTGGGTATaacaagagtgtgtgtgtgtgtgtgtgtgtgtgtgtgtgtgtgcacatgcaacGCACGCGTTTGTGTgcagaacaatgattttctgctaagagaataaaaaaaaatacttcatacaACTAATATCCAAAAGATAAAATCCACTCAAGACGGAAAAACTCTTTTCCGTCAAATAAGGCAGGAAAAGCCTTGAACAAACGTGTTCAGAGCTCCTTCCTATGTAGCATATTATCATATCAATCTTAGCACTGGCTTCTCCCCCCGGCCCCAGGATAGTATCTGGAGTACAGTACAGTATTCAGAAAGTCACTAGAGGAAGACCAcctgaaattttcaaaaatagaaatggaTGATACAGGGAATACCTGTGCTGGAAGACATAAAAAACTCTCAAATCGATTTGTCTTCACAAACCTCAGATCCAAAAGGACCAAAAGAACAATTTTAGCTGAGTCTACTCTAGTGAGCCTAACCTTGTGCCCAAATGGAAAAGCATTAGGCTGTTAGACTGCATCTAGAACAGGGCTGGCAAACCTGCACCATTTAACTCACCAACCTAAACCGTGCTTTTAGGGTCAGGGGGACTATCATCAGGAGTAGACTCAGAGGGTTTTGCCAGAAGTTTAGGGATACGCTTTGGGACTATTTTCAAGAAGTAGCTAGTAAGATAAGTATCTATTTTTAGGCTCATTTATACCTCTGTCTGCAATAGTTTATTTATCTGTATTAGCTATCACAGTATAGCTTATAATTATAGATCGTTATTAGCGATGATAGCTAATAGATATACTTCCAAGTAGACCAACTAGAAACTTAAAATAACACTAATTTACAAATCAATAGAAAACTCTTTTCTAGTGTCAGTGCAATTTTTGTTAAGTTGTCACTAGCCATCAAACTTCCTGAATTGTGGTATTAAGTTTCTCATTTATAGTTTGCTTCACTTGATCAGTAACTAACTCATAAGTTACAAGTACTTCATGGACAAGTTCTTCACGGATGTACATGCTTTGTGTTTTCTACTGTGATGGAAGAAGGAGCTTGAGCTGTGATCCCTAGGAGTATGCTGAGCTAATACAGGAAAAGGCTAGATTCATCTCATCACTGTTCATTATCATCCAGGAAGGAAAGATGATCTATAGTTACATAACTGCTATGACTCAATGGATGCAGAGATAaatcttcaaaacaaaatcagtgtTTTTGTTACCAATAATACATATAATGCCAGGTCCTGATGAATACGTATGACAAATTATCAAAACCGGACAACCTGATGAGCCAGTTCATGTCCTATCACCATGGTCACCCAAAGTTTGTCAGAAGCCGAAGATGCTTCTGGATCATACAGCAGAGAAGTCTCCCTGTAGGTAGTCAGGCCCCAGTTTTCCATAGCTCCTGACTGAAAGTCAGGGACAGCAACAagatctgagggaaaaaaaaaacagttacctACTTTGATATGTAGAACTCCAGCATCATTGCTGAGTTCTAGTAAACAACCGAATAAAAACATTCCCGCCAACGTTCTGGCTCAGTGCCTCTTGAATTCAGTGTGAGTCTAATAACAGGAATGGAGCTGATTCAGGCCCACTATGGCTAGGAACTGCCATACATTCAAAACAATGAATACGTAAATAATTCTATCTTAAAAACATGCTTAGTCAACCTAGCAACTTTCGATAACCTCAAGGAACCAGCAGTCACAGAAGGAGGAGTTAACTCGTCACAGTGAACCTTCCGTCAAAAATGATGAAAGGCAAAATATCTTCCTGTGTTGTGCAGTATCTGTATATTACAAACATGCAGGAGTTTTGCCAAAAGAAGCAGCTGCTTCTCAGAGAAACTACCAGATGCAAAAGCAGATTATCTCCAACCTCTAACTACTTTTGTTTGTTAAATTCCTACTGGATTCATCAACCTGTCATAGGCCTTGAATGACAGTTTTTTTAAGAATCCCTGTGATAACTTATTGCTTAAGGATGTCATTTGCTCTCTGTCCCACTTCTAACACAGACCACACATTCACAAGACcctctgaaatagaaaaaaaatcttaaaaaaaatagtaggagTAAGagaatattaattatatattttattttatcacttccctcatctttcttctctgttttgtctttttagaCTGAAAGTTTGCTGTGACTCAAAAATTGCATCTTCATACTTTTAATAATGACTTTATTCTAGATACTGCATAAATAACAAGTAGCAACACATAACCTCCTGCATTTCCTATCAGGCATAGTTATCGAACTATTTTCAACTCTTTACCTTGTTTCGGAAGTGGGTAAGAGATACCAAAATACTGCTCATAGAATTCTAGTATCTTTACAGCAACTTCCAGTGCGTAGTGGGCTTGAGTCAGCTTCTCTGGATTGGTATATACAGATACCTGTTAGATAAACAGAGTTTCAATAGCAGCTCAAACATAGCCCTGTAAAAGTTGTCGAGAAGCTTTTCGTCtcttttaacaaaaggaaaaattacatcATCTTCCTCTAGCCAGATGAAAAATGCCTCCAGAACCCACAAAGTAATGAGAACATGCCTACAAAACAAGAACATGCATGTACATTCCCACTCACATTCTCCATCTTCTGTAATGCAGACAAGCACTTATGTGACCTCCCAATAGCAGTCTGCATTTCTAACCACAAGTTTGACTCCAAATTTTTCACCAAAGAAACTGATTACTTTGGAAAGGTGTTATGCACAGATTATTAGAAGGTTTGCATTTTAAAGCCTCTTTCATCTGAGTACAAACCATGATAGACACACAGATACTAATGATGTAGTTAAATTTTAGCCTTCTGTACTGTCCAGAGAGAGAGTAACACGGAGGGAGAAATGGATAACTCATCAGTtgaacatatatgtattttttgcacCAAGATCCCTCTCATCTTTTTTCAAAGTCTTGGGAATATCCCTTTTAATAATGTCATGCATCAAAAGTGAGGGTTATACTTCTTTAGATTTTTATCATGTGATCTCCTTTTCTCTCACGTTCTTGATTCTTTCCAACTCATCTTTTCCTTCGTAGCCAGGATACTCTATCCCTCTCGGGCCAAGGAGGAAGGAAATTACTTTCTTCTGCTACAGCTGAAAATATTCCTTGACAGCAGTTTACAACAGAATGTTCCGATACCAAGATACCATTTAATCTCTCAGTTGTTAATGAAACAGGCTGATGGAATTTAATAAAGAACATAGTAACTGACATCTAGCTGATTATAGTTATAAATTTACAGATTTTGTAGTCACAAAATTATGAAGCAGAGAAGACATTCTCTAACATTTATAGCAACGTTACAGTCATTTTTATGGAGCTTACTGGTTTCATCCTTTGTAAACTTCCCCCTAAACAATAGTTCCCAAATACATTCAGAGCTGTTCTTCCCATCTATTTTAAACTTAGAATTCCATAATGGGGAGACTTCTGGTTTACCTTAGTAATAATTTCTTGGCTTAAAACGACCAATATTTTGGAAACTATTATAGAACAGATACAGAAGGCTAAAGATGTTGATAGAAGTTGATATGCAGGATATGTACAATTTCACATCTGACTTGTCCTGaaagttttataaataaatgtCAATCATCTTTAAACCTACCACAATTCCTGATGAAGTTGTACCACTGATTGATTGGAAATCACTAATTATGAATGCCACCAAATAGGTACTCATTTTTACAGTCTCTGCAAAATGATCTTCAAACAGATTGCTGCCTAGTTGCAAGGTCTTTACCTAAGAAAACAATGATACATATTATACTcagtttttcttctaaataaaataccttaaaaaaatttttttcaactttttactACAGCAGCACTCAAGACACCATCAGCATGAAGACAAGAAGACAAACACAAGGTGAGCTTTGGAAGACAAGTGCTGGTACACCATTTAATTCACTCCCTTGCAATCTTTTTCTGTGGTTAAAAGCCAAATACAGACAAAATTCAACATGATTTGACAAGTTAGTTCAGCAGATCTTTATTCTGCAGGCTGTAACTGTGGAAAGTTCCTGTTATTCAAAAGAAGACCATTAGATATTTCTGCAGTACTGTGTAACTgtgtaaaggagaaaaagagatatCCTACCCCTTGCTAACAATCAATTATTCTGTAAAGTTTATATTACGCAGAGTTTAAAGCCAGAAGGGATCATTTTTGGCCTGACTACTAACACAGGTAATGAGATTATCTTTGCATACATGACTACAGATGCTgctaaaggtaaaaaaaaaaattctatcccCAATATACTTCAGCAGAGAATTCTTCACGCTACTGAAGAATTGTTGAAGAATCTATGTGAAAAATAGTTTCAGTCATTTAGACCGAAATTAACTCTCTCTCATCCATTAGAAAGTAGTAAGTGCTTTCTAATATTCAGAATACTGGGCAGTGTAAAAGCCAGGCATAAAACAGTCCTTTGCACAATATAGTGCGGCTATATACTTCACCCTACATGGCTCAGTAAGAAGACATGCCAGGAAGTTAAAGGGGTTGAGATTAAACCCCCCAAAAATCACCTTTGGCATATTAGATATTGCGATATGCTGCTCTTCCCTCCGAATCTTTATTGTATAATTGGCTTTAAAGGATGGCTCATCAAAACACGGGAATGCCGTGCGGGCCGCAGTTGGTTCAAAATGAGTAGAAGCCAGCAACCTGGAAGAACAGAGAAAGCACGCacatttttttaaggaagtattTTTTGATCCACCACAGCAAGCTGATAAACCATAGCACAATCATCATCAAAATTAAAGACTATTAAAAAAGGTTGTTTGGGTAGAGGAAACCTAAACTGCTATGCAATGATGAAGCACTGCAAAGCATTTGGTAGGCACATTTCTGTCAGAATTTCCTAAAACCACCATACACAGATCCTCTGATCCTAAAGCAGTCCGGGTCATGATATTTTTATTCCTGAGCCAGTTTCAAAAATGGCTAAAGTGGTGACACACATGGAGCAATATTTTAGTCAGAGGATCTATCACTCAGCATTAGGCATCTCACTGAGTTGGGCAGCTGGCTCCCTTCATAGCTGATGGAGAGAACTGGCCTCCTCCACAGAATGATTTAAATCATGCCTTATTTAGGTACTTTGAGTCGTTCTCTTAAAACGTTTCCTCTTCCCTGACTACAGGGAGATCCCAGATTCCTCAGTTCGATGCTTCGACTTCAGCAGTATGTGTACCCAAACAGGTGTTCTTGCTGCTACTGAAGCAACTTTTGTTTAATAGAGTCACATGCAATCCGATCACATTAATGAACTTATTTCTAGTGGTAGGGCCTACGGATCAACCAAACATAGTGTCATACTGTGCTACAAACATGGAGGAGTGGGGGAGTTTATCATTCAGAAAGGCAAGGGAAATGAGGAAAGGGAAGCAGTAAAAGGGATTTtataaaaaacattaaataaattgtGAGATTAAAGAAAATATCATGCTATTTCTATGGTTTTGAATGAGTACATGTTTAGCTCAGATAGAACTGGCTAAAAGGAAATAGAAGTACttgtaaagaaaagaaggaaaagaagagcacGTCCAGAGTGCAGCTGCACTGAAGATActgtgagagagggaaagagagagatttagaGCAAAAATAGATTATCAAAAAAGGGCAGAGAAAaccctgaagaaaacagaagtgcaaCAGGTATAACTAaatcttttcctgcctttgaAACATTTATGTAATTGCTTTTAAACTCTGACAGAGAGGTCATGCCTAGCTAGCCACACAGGTGCATAAGAAAAATTCTTGGACTGTCATATTTATAGTCTCACTTATGAAGggtaaaaaagtaaaacaatgaTTGAGAAGAGCCCATGTTTATGAATTTTCAACAATTCTTGACTAGCAAGTAAAATTTCCATTGATCTGACTTCATATTTTATACAACAACCAAATGAAAAAATTAGTATTAATGTTCTAAACAATGGTAACAGAGATTGCCATTGAGATTAGGGGGCAAGATTTTGTGTGAAAAGTGAATCAGCTACACATAATTTAAGAATTAGTTCTACTGGTCTGTCTtggtctctctttttctctctgaacaCCTACATGGATAACCTACCTATCATTATTATTAATCATAAAAAAACCCATATGCATAATGCATATTTTGCTACAACAGATACATTTAATCATTTGTAATATATGAAAATTTATGATTCACATGTAAATAAATATCAGTTTCTGTTTAGACACAGTAATTATTTTGGACTGTTACAGTTTTTTAcgtaacaaaaaaataaaaaaatattatttttactaagggtttttaaaatgagattttccaAAAAGTGCTGGAAAAGCTGTTTCTGTGTTATACAAGTGAACAACTACAGCTTTATGACTGTACAGGCAGgctgtaaaataaaactattaccTCTATTACTATACATCTTTGGAAGCAACTtgggaaaagctgaaaaaatataatattaCATTATCAGAACACTAACACTTCCAGTTTGAAGAGCTTTCATATGCAAACGTTAATGTAAGAAATCTTATTGTGTGAAAACTTTTATATTCTTTGCTTACCGTGTTTGACCATCCCTAGTTTTGTAGGTGCTTTTATAGAACCCATAGAAGCCATCTGAAAAACTGGCAACATAGTTAATTGAAAGGAAATAGTTCTTATCCACCTGAAGAGGTTCAGTAGTCAGAAAGGCAACTTGCTCATGAGGAGGATATTCTAAAACTTGTAGCTGTTTAATATCTGCTTGGCCCTTTCCATTTTCTTGTTCAATAAATGCTTTAGTGATTTCCAAATGTTTACTGTGCAAGACTACAGCTCTGGTTTCCTGTGTTACAGTGACTTCGATCTTCACAGTGCCTGTGAACACTGATGAGGTCAGGTTGGGGTGAATGAGAAGGTCATAACGGATTGGAACTGTTGAGCCTGGAAGCCTTAACTGGTTCCATGGAAAAGGCTGCCCATTTGTTGATTCAGGAAAAGCTATGCTCCTTTCTCCATTGAGAGAATAATTAACTCCAATCAAACTCCAAAGATACAGTAGTGACAACATTGCTATCAGCCAACAAAATGTCGcggtttttttgtaattattttgctgttttggttCTGTTGCTTGTTCAGCATTTCAGTTTGGCTAATAAAAACTTCCTTCAGtatcttctgcaaataaaaacttCAACAGAGAACGCCCTTGACCGATTATCCTGAAAAAGAGAATGGAAGAAATAAGAACGCTCCAAATGCAATCCAGGAATCTGCAGAGGGGCCTCGTTTTACTTTTATAAGTGCACCTGAAAAAAGTCTGCCCATTCACAGCATTTTCACATATCACTGTGCGGGACCTGGTGTCACATTTTTAAATACACTACACTCTTAAGGGGAGACACCCAACTTTCAAAACTGTGCAGCACTCAAAAGTGTGTGCAACTATAAATGCTGTCACTATGGCATATGAAAGCGTGCTTGTGTAGAGCTAGGCAtacatttaaaacatatattAGACCTTCTCCAAATTCAAAGATATGTTTGCAGTCACAGCGGCTAaatacacaatttttaaaaacaggttctTATTGTAAACAAtatgaaaaacaactgaaaaaaaaaagaatcgttCTTTAAATTCCATGTAGGTCTTATTCTTCTTTTTGCTCCTAAATTGGGCATTATGATCCATGAGTTCATTTCAAACTAACCAAAGATAATTAGGAGAAAGCTGAGGCTCCTTCAGTTCTGAACTAAGGGAAGAAACGTGTGTGTTTAGCAGCCATGGAAATTACATTATTAGAACTCTCTGAAACACATTAGTTTTAGCAGCAAAAAAGATCTCACTGCTGCAGACCACGGTCTGGGATAAGAACTGAAATCTGTACTAAAGTCAAACTCCAGAGATCAGGTCTTTTGGGAGAGGTGCCCTAAGTGAACAGACAGATCTTCTCTGTTCTGAATTGGTAACAGTTCTCAGAAATAAACGTTAAGAGATGGATCACTCAGAAGTATTAATGGCTGATAGACTTAGGACAGAGTTCAGTTAGAGGAAAAAGAGGGGTTCATTGGGCAAAGAATCCTGTGAATCAACATATTTTATATACTTAAGATCAGATTTAAAAAGctcaaaactgcagaaaatgttcTTTGAAGTAGCTTTGCAAATGCTGGATATGTTATGTAAGAAAACAATACTAGATTATGTATTTACAGACAACAATAAAACCTGCAATTAGTTCAGTTATACGGTATTTAGTTACATAGTACAGAACTGTCAGAAGCCATGTCAAGCCTCAGTACCTTGCTGGTTTACATGTTTTTCAATACAATAAATGTGAAATTTTACAGCTAATCTGAGCTATgtgtaattaagaaaaacaaataatatgAAACAAAGTTAACAAAGCTATACCCAGTTTTACAGATGTTAAAATATTCTGATTGTGGTTTCTGTATTTCATATGTAAGCCTTATTACACACATTTCACATTTGTAAAGTTCTTCAGTTATTAGAAGTATTTtagaattaatttaaatgaatttaaataaaaggacTTGAGATTCAGTATTTCCTGCTGACTCACTTCACACCTCCCCATTCAGTTTTAAATTTTATGCAAATTCCTACCTTAAGCCCTGAGATACCATTTTAAATTTAACTAATTTAAGTAAATACTTTAACTTCCAATTCCAACATAACTCTAAGCCATTTTCAGGGCTTCACATCAAGCCTTCCTGAAATCTACTTATTACAGAACTCTCCGTATACTTACTCAAAGGGCCAAGCCTTTGAGGCATTCCACAGGTATCATGCTGACCCTTGGCACTTGGCTGAATGCCACCCTTGGACTTTGAGATGGTTCTCAACCCCTTTAGGAGAGATCTAACAATCACAGACTACATACTGTATCCTCTGCATGGAAAACCCGATTTATTTATTCTGTGATAATTGTCTCACATTCAAGCTTTGTTACGTAAAAATTtgtggaaaaaacaacaaaacagtaaTGCACCAAATATAAAAAAAGACACAGGTAAACATGACTTACTACAGTATGTTatcatcttgtttctttttttacatcAGAAGAATGAAGAACTATAGTTTTATTTCCAGTCTCTTCTGAGTTGCCTGGTCCAAATCCACTCTATTTGAATCAAAAATGTATGCAAAGAGCCACCTGTTGCGGATGCAGATTAAGAATCATTTTCAGCATTTAAGAAATAAAGTAGTATAGAATACTGCATTTAAAAGTACCTTTGAAATGGAATTTGCGTATTTGGGCATTAGTTATACACCTTTTGACTAAAGTCACTGGAAGTCTGCTTTTAAAACTACCCGGGACTGACACGTAgggtctgtttaaaaaaaatgaaatgagctgACGTCCCTTATACTCTCTTGGATGTTCTGACATAAAAAGTCAAAGTATAAAATCAATAGGAGAGATTCTAAATTCATGTCAACTCTTGCAAACCCACTAAGATTTAAAATCTGCTcccttcgtttttttttttttaccctaccAAAACCCAAGAGACGTATATCATCTTGTGCTGCTCATCTTCTCTTTTTATGCATTGGATTTTTGTTATTGCCCTAACAGTTCAAATAAATGGCACTTTCTGGAGTCAGGAATAGAGGAATAGTTGGCCATAAATCATACAACTGAAGAATATCAATATTGGTTCAGTGCAGCATTCTTCATAAATTTATTCTGTAAATTGTTACTTTTCCATAGAAGGCTTTTCAGTCAAAAATGACAATACAGTTATACGGAAAATCTTATTCCATATTTGATAAATCCTTTTCCATTCTAGAAccaatttaaaaagaataaattgaaCACTGCTTATTTCATTCCTTCACTTGTTCCTCCTGTCCAGTTCCTTCTCAGTCAGCCAGTGCACATCCAACTCTTACGTTAATGCTAAAGAAACTGTTGCCATCAGTTGCTACCGACATTTTGTCTGCATAGATCTCTGATCCTAATCATACTAACAACATATTATATAAAGTGCCACTACCTTActaacaacagcaaaaaataggGAGAGCCACAAGCACCCAGAAAAGATGCTAAATAAGTGTTACTTGATGAAACAGTCACATAACAGCTCTTGAAGGGAATATCTTAATATAAAGTCAGTTGCTCAATATCTAT comes from Struthio camelus isolate bStrCam1 chromosome Z, bStrCam1.hap1, whole genome shotgun sequence and encodes:
- the LOC138060845 gene encoding endoplasmic reticulum aminopeptidase 2-like isoform X3; translation: MLSLLYLWSLIGVNYSLNGERSIAFPESTNGQPFPWNQLRLPGSTVPIRYDLLIHPNLTSSVFTGTVKIEVTVTQETRAVVLHSKHLEITKAFIEQENGKGQADIKQLQVLEYPPHEQVAFLTTEPLQVDKNYFLSINYVASFSDGFYGFYKSTYKTRDGQTRLLASTHFEPTAARTAFPCFDEPSFKANYTIKIRREEQHIAISNMPKVKTLQLGSNLFEDHFAETVKMSTYLVAFIISDFQSISGTTSSGIVVSVYTNPEKLTQAHYALEVAVKILEFYEQYFGISYPLPKQDLVAVPDFQSGAMENWGLTTYRETSLLYDPEASSASDKLWVTMVIGHELAHQWFGNLVTMEWWNDLWLNEGFARYMEFISVDATYPELQVNDHLLDTCFAAMGRDAMNSSRPISSRAENPAQIKEMFDTVSYDKGACVLHMLRNFLTEEVFRNGIIRYLKKHSYKNAKNKDLWDSLANTCSEEDFTSGKYCYRKSQATQNVYDYYFSEHFDVAKIMDTWTVQKGLPLIIVEQNGKRIKIRQERFLKGIFPDDPQWSSMQAGFLWYIPLTYITSHSKNIGRHLMKNHSDTIELEEGISWVKFNVDMNGYYIVHYEGNGWDNIIKLLNENHTLFSYKDRANLIHNAFQLVSAGRLSLDRALDLTRYLQHETSNIVLLKGLGCLEVIYRMMERRNISDVTESLKWYILQYFKPVIDKQTWSDEGSVSQRMLRSDLLELACDLQYLPCIQKANELFSKWMESGAKISNIPSDVLGTVYSVGAKTAAGWNFLLDRYKVSISAAEQRKIYSALASSKDVSKLTRLLELGMEGDIIKIQDLPSVIYSVSTNPAGQRLAWDFVKKNWSRLLEKFPLGSFSIRIIIVGTTSQFSSKQELEEIVEKGDCCEREG
- the LOC138060845 gene encoding endoplasmic reticulum aminopeptidase 2-like isoform X2: MLSLLYLWSLIGVNYSLNGERSIAFPESTNGQPFPWNQLRLPGSTVPIRYDLLIHPNLTSSVFTGTVKIEVTVTQETRAVVLHSKHLEITKAFIEQENGKGQADIKQLQVLEYPPHEQVAFLTTEPLQVDKNYFLSINYVASFSDGFYGFYKSTYKTRDGQTRLLASTHFEPTAARTAFPCFDEPSFKANYTIKIRREEQHIAISNMPKVKTLQLGSNLFEDHFAETVKMSTYLVAFIISDFQSISGTTSSGIVVSVYTNPEKLTQAHYALEVAVKILEFYEQYFGISYPLPKQDLVAVPDFQSGAMENWGLTTYRETSLLYDPEASSASDKLWVTMVIGHELAHQWFGNLVTMEWWNDLWLNEGFARYMEFISVDATYPELQVNDHLLDTCFAAMGRDAMNSSRPISSRAENPAQIKEMFDTVSYDKGACVLHMLRNFLTEEVFRNGIIRYLKKHSYKNAKNKDLWDSLANTCSEEDFTSGKYCYRKSQATQNVYDYYFSEHFDVAKIMDTWTVQKGLPLIIVEQNGKRIKIRQERFLKGIFPDDPQWSSMQAGFLWYIPLTYITSHSKNIGRHLMKNHSDTIELEEGISWVKFNVDMNGYYIVHYEGNGWDNIIKLLNENHTLFSYKDRANLIHNAFQLVSAGRLSLDRALDLTRYLQHETSNIVLLKGLGCLEVIYRMMERRNISDVTESLKWYILQYFKPVIDKQTWSDEGSVSQRMLRSDLLELACDLQYLPCIQKANELFSKWMESGAKISNIPSDVLGTVYSVGAKTAAGWNFLLDRYKVSISAAEQRKIYSALASSKDVSKLTRLLELGMEGDIIKIQDLPSVIYSVSTNPAGQRLAWDFVKKNWSRLLEKFPLGSFSIRIIIVGTTSQFSSKQELEETCQNELPEVYLQDELL